CGATTCAAGATATAGTTATCGAGTCTTTTATATGCGGATAAATACCAATCATGAAAATCAAGCTGATAGAGCTTACCGATTTATTGATGAAAAATCAGCCAGTGGAATGGCGATTGATAATATTCTCTTTAAATACAAACAATATAAAAAACTAACTCAAAATGAGGTAATAGATATTATTAAAAAACAGGGGAAGAATTTTGATAAAACAGCTCATCAAAATTTATGGAAAAGATTATGGAAAGATGCAAGTACACGGAATATACAGGCAAAGCAATATGGCGAATTAGTCGTCAATAATCAGTGGTTGTGGTATCAAGAAACTTGGATTCCTAAAATTTTAGAACTGCTATCAGGATAGTTTCTTTTTAATTAATTCCGAAATAGTACAGTTTCGATGCACTCAAATGTTAATGTTGTGCTAGTAAATGCATTATATTATTCTAGCGGAACAGGATTATTTACAATCTTGTTTTGGAGTGTTGTTTTATTTTTTAAGGATGTAATTGTGAAGAAATTGATTTTTATCTTATTGTGTTTTCCTACGATGATTTTTGCAAATCCAGCTCAAGAAAGTAAGAATATAGAAACATTTAAACAGTTGTGTAAAAATGGGAAAGATGTTTCTATGCGAGAGCATTATTGCAAACTTCTTGAACAACAAAAAAAAGCAGAAGCAATATTTAAAGATTTTGAGAAAAACAAATCATCAACTTAGATGAGGGATTTTGAATAATTTTTATGGCATTGTCAGATATAGTGGCTTCACTTTAACTCAATGTCATTTCTAAGAGAATTCAATTCACTCAGCCCAAGATAATTCTGCTTAGCGATTGGTTGGTGAGCTTTTGTTTTTGTTTCATATGGATAAAATATGCCTGATCAGTCTCGAAGCATCCTGTAAGCCGAAGTAATTTCAAAGTTGCCATCAGTTGGTCATAAACCTCGATCAATTCAGCTAATTTAATACTTAGTTGGTTACATACAATAATCTTTGGATGAAACTGCACAACAAAATTGATTTGTTTGCCCTTAAATTCTTTTTTCTTAGCGAGCAATCCTTCAAATCGCCTAATTTCAGATACAAATTCATTGGTTATAGAATTGAGTTGTTGTTCCATCTCGCTCAGCATCTTAAGAGCCATGGAATTTTGCTTACGATTTTGCCCAATGGCAATATTCATCTTATGCAAAATAGCATCAATAAATAGCCTATTCCCACTAATTTTTCTCTCAAATAATTTATACACTTCACGTGTACGAAGGTTTAAGGTAATTTCTGCTTTCATATTAATCTCCAAAGTTATCATCGAATTGGTTAATTGCACGAATAGCGCTTTTGATATCCCTGGGGGCTAATCCATCGTTCACAGGTAAGGGTATTCTTACTTTGTACAGCTCTCCGCCATTCACTAAAACAAAGGCTTGCCCTTTGGGCAATGAGATAATGTCATTGACATCAATCATAGGTACTGCGGTGGTTTGTACTCGATCTTCATTGGTGGTATTAAAATAAATCCCATCTTCCCCATGGGGTGTGTCATTGACCATAGAAACTTGAGTGTGTTCGACCACGCCAATTTTTGGTAAAACTTTAACTAATAAATTGGCAGTTTCTTCATTTTTAACACGTAACATGATGAGGGTGTTTAGATTTCCTTCAGTCACTTCCGCTTTGGCTTTTGAACCTAGCGCCACCTCCATATCTTGTTTGGTCTGAGCATAAGCTGTGACTTGGAAACCAGCTCCACCGGCCTTATTTAAAATTTTAACAAACGAGTCTTGGAT
The nucleotide sequence above comes from Legionella hackeliae. Encoded proteins:
- a CDS encoding AcaB family transcriptional regulator, giving the protein MKAEITLNLRTREVYKLFERKISGNRLFIDAILHKMNIAIGQNRKQNSMALKMLSEMEQQLNSITNEFVSEIRRFEGLLAKKKEFKGKQINFVVQFHPKIIVCNQLSIKLAELIEVYDQLMATLKLLRLTGCFETDQAYFIHMKQKQKLTNQSLSRIILG